From Hypanus sabinus isolate sHypSab1 unplaced genomic scaffold, sHypSab1.hap1 scaffold_739, whole genome shotgun sequence, a single genomic window includes:
- the LOC132390018 gene encoding protein spinster homolog 1-like isoform X2, whose protein sequence is MMEEASVSGVGEGDRDGEGPEEGQVPTPSPPGVGRGRAVSTVCVLCYINLLNYMDRFTVAGVLPDIEEYFHINDGSSGLLQTVFICSYMIFAPIFGYLGDRYNRKIIMSCGIFFWSAVTLLSSFVPRAYFWALLLTRGLVGVGEASYSTIAPTVIADLFVGDKRTRMLSIFYFAIPVGSGLGYIVGSKVNDAAGDWHWALRVTPGLGLLAVVLLLLVIPELPRGAVERRSDRELVNTSWITDIKALSSNNSFILSSLGFTSVAFVTGSLALWAPAYLFRAQVVQGTMKPCTQRPCNSTDSLLFGVVTCVTGFLGVGAGVEVSRRYRRVNPRADPLVCAFGMLSSAPFLFLAVAMAEASTVATYVFIFFGELLLSLNWAIVADILLYVVIPTRRSTAEAFQITMSHLLGDASSPYLIGVISDAIRRHHPDSYLWEFRSLEYSLMLCCFAGVLGGAAFLATAIFIEQDRRKAELLTQGETE, encoded by the exons ATGATGGAGGAGGCGTCGGTGTCCGGAGTTGGGGAAGGCGATCGGGATGGGGAGGGACCAGAGGAAGGGCAAGTCCCGACGCCGAGCCCGCCGGGGGTCGGGCGGGGTCGCGCCGTCAGCACCGTCTGCGTCCTCTGTTACATCAACCTGCTGAACTACATGGACCGGTTCACGGTGGCCG GAGTTCTACCTGACATCGAGGAATATTTCCATATTAATGATGGTAGTTCAGGATTACTGCAGACAG TTTTCATCTGCTCATACATGATCTTCGCGCCCATCTTTGGTTATCTGGGTGACCGTTACAACCGAAAGATCATCATGAGCTGTGGCATCTTCTTCTGGTCGGCAGTGACACTGCTCAGCTCCTTTGTTCCTCGGGCG tacttttGGGCGCTGCTGCTGACGCGTGGACTGGTTGGAGTGGGGGAGGCGAGTTACTCTACCATTGCCCCCACTGTCATCGCCGACCTCTTTGTGGGAGACAAACGTACACGCATGCTCTCCATCTTCTACTTCGCCATCCCTGTGGGCAG TGGCTTGGGCTACATTGTGGGATCGAAGGTGAACGACGCCGCAGGGGATTGGCACTGGGCCCTCAGG GTGACCCCAGGCCTCGGGCTTTTGGCAGTTGTCCTGCTGCTTCTGGTTATCCCGGAACTTCCTCGTGGAGCAGTGGAACGCCGGTCAGATCGGGAGCTGGTGAACACCTCATGGATCACTGATATCAAAGCCCTGTCTTCGAA TAACAGCTTCATCCTGTCCTCCCTCGGCTTCACGTCGGTGGCATTTGTAACCGGGAGTCTGGCCCTCTGGGCTCCGGCCTATCTGTTCCGAGCTCAGGTGGTCCAGGGCACCATGAAACCCTGCACCCAGAGACCCTGCAACTCCACCGACAG cctgcTGTTTGGGGTGGTCACCTGTGTGACGGGGTTCCTTGGGGTGGGAGCCGGGGTGGAGGTAAGCAGGCGTTACCGGCGGGTGAATCCCCGGGCCGACCCCCTCGTCTGTGCCTTCGGCATGTTGTCCTCGGCACCCTTCCTCTTCTTGGCCGTGGCTATGGCCGAGGCCAGCACCGTCGCCACCTAT GTCTTCATATTCTTCGGCGAGTTGCTGCTCTCCTTGAACTGGGCGATTGTTGCTGACATCCTCTTG TACGTGGTGATACCGACGCGCCGATCAACAGCTGAGGCTTTCCAGATCACCATGTCCCACCTCCTAGGAGACGCCAGCAGCCCTTACCTCATTGGAGTG ATCTCGGATGCCATCCGCCGCCATCACCCGGACTCGTACCTCTGGGAGTTTCGCAGCCTGGAATACTCGTTGATGCTCTGCTGTTTTGCCGGGGTCCTGGGGGGAGCGGCCTTCCTTGCCACTGCAATCTTCATCGAACAGGACCGGCGTAAGGCTGAGCTGCTTACACAAG GTGAGACAGAGTGA
- the LOC132390018 gene encoding protein spinster homolog 1-like isoform X1 — MMEEASVSGVGEGDRDGEGPEEGQVPTPSPPGVGRGRAVSTVCVLCYINLLNYMDRFTVAGVLPDIEEYFHINDGSSGLLQTVFICSYMIFAPIFGYLGDRYNRKIIMSCGIFFWSAVTLLSSFVPRAYFWALLLTRGLVGVGEASYSTIAPTVIADLFVGDKRTRMLSIFYFAIPVGSGLGYIVGSKVNDAAGDWHWALRVTPGLGLLAVVLLLLVIPELPRGAVERRSDRELVNTSWITDIKALSSNNSFILSSLGFTSVAFVTGSLALWAPAYLFRAQVVQGTMKPCTQRPCNSTDSLLFGVVTCVTGFLGVGAGVEVSRRYRRVNPRADPLVCAFGMLSSAPFLFLAVAMAEASTVATYVFIFFGELLLSLNWAIVADILLYVVIPTRRSTAEAFQITMSHLLGDASSPYLIGVISDAIRRHHPDSYLWEFRSLEYSLMLCCFAGVLGGAAFLATAIFIEQDRRKAELLTQAPPESEEEIVVPREGRSLKLPVASVLI; from the exons ATGATGGAGGAGGCGTCGGTGTCCGGAGTTGGGGAAGGCGATCGGGATGGGGAGGGACCAGAGGAAGGGCAAGTCCCGACGCCGAGCCCGCCGGGGGTCGGGCGGGGTCGCGCCGTCAGCACCGTCTGCGTCCTCTGTTACATCAACCTGCTGAACTACATGGACCGGTTCACGGTGGCCG GAGTTCTACCTGACATCGAGGAATATTTCCATATTAATGATGGTAGTTCAGGATTACTGCAGACAG TTTTCATCTGCTCATACATGATCTTCGCGCCCATCTTTGGTTATCTGGGTGACCGTTACAACCGAAAGATCATCATGAGCTGTGGCATCTTCTTCTGGTCGGCAGTGACACTGCTCAGCTCCTTTGTTCCTCGGGCG tacttttGGGCGCTGCTGCTGACGCGTGGACTGGTTGGAGTGGGGGAGGCGAGTTACTCTACCATTGCCCCCACTGTCATCGCCGACCTCTTTGTGGGAGACAAACGTACACGCATGCTCTCCATCTTCTACTTCGCCATCCCTGTGGGCAG TGGCTTGGGCTACATTGTGGGATCGAAGGTGAACGACGCCGCAGGGGATTGGCACTGGGCCCTCAGG GTGACCCCAGGCCTCGGGCTTTTGGCAGTTGTCCTGCTGCTTCTGGTTATCCCGGAACTTCCTCGTGGAGCAGTGGAACGCCGGTCAGATCGGGAGCTGGTGAACACCTCATGGATCACTGATATCAAAGCCCTGTCTTCGAA TAACAGCTTCATCCTGTCCTCCCTCGGCTTCACGTCGGTGGCATTTGTAACCGGGAGTCTGGCCCTCTGGGCTCCGGCCTATCTGTTCCGAGCTCAGGTGGTCCAGGGCACCATGAAACCCTGCACCCAGAGACCCTGCAACTCCACCGACAG cctgcTGTTTGGGGTGGTCACCTGTGTGACGGGGTTCCTTGGGGTGGGAGCCGGGGTGGAGGTAAGCAGGCGTTACCGGCGGGTGAATCCCCGGGCCGACCCCCTCGTCTGTGCCTTCGGCATGTTGTCCTCGGCACCCTTCCTCTTCTTGGCCGTGGCTATGGCCGAGGCCAGCACCGTCGCCACCTAT GTCTTCATATTCTTCGGCGAGTTGCTGCTCTCCTTGAACTGGGCGATTGTTGCTGACATCCTCTTG TACGTGGTGATACCGACGCGCCGATCAACAGCTGAGGCTTTCCAGATCACCATGTCCCACCTCCTAGGAGACGCCAGCAGCCCTTACCTCATTGGAGTG ATCTCGGATGCCATCCGCCGCCATCACCCGGACTCGTACCTCTGGGAGTTTCGCAGCCTGGAATACTCGTTGATGCTCTGCTGTTTTGCCGGGGTCCTGGGGGGAGCGGCCTTCCTTGCCACTGCAATCTTCATCGAACAGGACCGGCGTAAGGCTGAGCTGCTTACACAAG